The genome window ATACACTTCGGAAATTATGAGCTATAATTtcaggggaagttgtggcctaatggttagagttggactcgcaatcgaaaggttgtgaattcgagtctcgggccggcaggaattgtaggtgggggggggagtgcatgtacagtgctgtctccaccctcaataccatgacttaggtgcccttgagtaaggcacaGAGCACGAAACTTACTTTGAAACGTTTTAGTCTAGTtcttaactaatgattattttgctaATCAAGTAACCTGATTATTTTGACAAGtgagtaatctgatattttttagtaATACAAATAGAACTGGAAGTGGAAAAAGAGGTTTTAATAAGACATAACACATGTAACGATAAGGCAATAATTGGCCTCAAATAAAGTATCAGAAGTACATGGTTTTATTGATCAACACTTAAATTCATAATGTAATAAGCCTGAATTATGAAAAATACCTGCAGAGGGTGCCAATTGCTTGGTGATGTTTCATGTGATTTAACAACACTTAaatccatttaattttaatatttggccacaTGCAAATTCAGAAACTTATCCCCTTTCACACAAAGTCTTTGCTGGTAAATTACAGTTAATAGGTCATGCAGAGATGATTACAAAGCTATGCTgctttttaaaattgcttttctATGTAATTATGATGCTAGATGGAAATCTTTGACCACTGCACCTCGCAGCTTTTTCCATGTGTCGTGCTCAAGACCCAGGCTTCTTTTCCATTCATCAGCTAATGTGCATCCCATGTTTATAAGAGCAAAAACTAGTTatgttagtttggttgagagtgaaagctgTGTTCCTCTCATACATTGGTAGGCAAACTCATGAACTTGAACGTGAAATCAACGATATCAAGTGTTTTCAAAAATGCagggtgacttttttttttctcacagccAAGTGCCGGACACTGGAGATGCGGCATGGTGCCGGAGAACTTTAAACCCTGCCAATGTACATTTAGAAGTTTACCTTCATGTGTGCTATCTGGTCCTGCTCCCAGTTAAACCGCTTCATCTGATTCTCCTCCAGTTCCTCTCTGGTCTTCACATACTGGTCATAATTACCCTTCACAGAACAGGATGAATGATGAAATGAAACTGCACATTTGTGATTATAGGAAATCAGCAGGGGACAGAATTTGTATCTTTACCGTGTAATATTTCAGCTTGCGCTGGTGCAGGTGAATAATGTTGGTACAAACACCATTGAGGAAGTCTTGAGAATGGGATATTAAAACCAGAATTCTTTTAAACCtgtcggtgaaaaaaaaaaaaaaaaaaaaacttgagcaTATAGCTCTCAGCATGATCTTTGTAAATAACTGCATCACAATAACAGAATGCATGTTGTAATATAACACTGGCAACACTAAAGGTGCACTTGTTAACATTAATTACAATACTATGTGTTACTAGTGTTAGGATTAGAAGATGGTAGTGGTATTCTAATATCTTCAAACAAAATTGCATCTAGGTTGTGCTGACAGATCAGTTAAACGCTTCGGTCTAGTTTTTGTCAAAGCTCTATCCATTTCAAGAACAAACTGCTTGATGGAAGAGCTACAATTCGGCCTTTTGTTAACATCATTTCATCAGCAACAATCCAcagtaaacagaaatattaacCCTTTTATTCAACATTCTCtcagcctttgtttttttttaaattaacttactgGCTGAGCTCTTCCTCCAGCCACACACATGCGTCCAAGTCAAGGTGGTTTGTTGGCTCATCCAACAGCAGCATGAAAGGCTTGAGAAACAGTGCCCTGAAGATTTCAGAAAAAACATGAGTTTAAAcgtatgcaaataaaaaaatattcagacacaTTCACTGAAATGCACAGGGATCAGTAATACGCTTCGTACCGTTTTTGTCACTGCACAGTTAGCACAAAGCAACTGCGCTATCATTCGGCCTTTTATTTCATCATCTCCCAGCAGCTCTAACATTAGGATAAGATTCTGAAAGCTCACCGAGCAAGAGCAACACGCATCCTCCAGCCACCGCTGAAGTCTTTAAGTTTCTTCCGCTGCATAGCATTAGTGAAGCCGAGACCGTTGAGGATCCGTGAGGCCCTCATCTCAGCTTTATCAGCATCCAGCTCCTCCAAACGCTCATACAGCTCCATCAGCTTCTCACATTCAGCTAAAGTTTGCCAAACAAGATGTAAACAATTACATTCACAAATTACAGGTGTTCCTCAACCATGAGAATCCTTAAAAACTGAACAGAATTAAGGAGTCTTCTCAAGCTGAGATGTTCAATATACCACGCCTAGGAAAGGAAGCTGTTACAAAAACAGTTCCTATGAAAACGTGGAAAGTTTTTAAATTGATCTGACCTATTAAAGAAATGTATTCTCTGGCAAAAATGTTCATTAAACACTCATTACGTTTATTCTTATACCATCACTGGTTCTCAGACTCTTTTGAATCAAAAACAATTCATATTGAACAAGTATGGTTTGAAGAAGTAAATGCCAATTGCCATTTCTAGGTGAACTAATCCTATTAAAATATGCCAAAAGCATTTGATCAAAATGATTTAAACTCACAGTCCTCATGAGCGAGCCTTTCAGCTTCTCTCTCCAGCCGGATCCTCTCTTCATCTACCTCCATCACACACTCCAGAGCGGTCTTCTCACTGGGAGCCATCTCACGGGTCAGATGGTAGATATCAATGTGTTCTGGAATCGGCACCTCCCTGTGACCAATCGCTGACAGCAGCATGGATTTGCCTACACAATTTGGATACGAGTCCGTTATCTATGAGCCTGCCAATGGAAGTAATTTATAAAGCCACCAAGAGGAGCTCTAATTGACCAGCTTTACCAGTTCCATTGAGTCCGATAAGGCCATAGCGACGGCCAGAGTTGAGCTCCAAACTAGTGTCACTGAGTAGCTCTTGTCCATGAAAGGTGAGAGACAAGCTGCTGATGTGCACATCAGTGCTGTTGGGATGAGATGCCAGCACACCGGTCACTGCCCGAGCCTCGGTTTTCTTCAGCTCAAACTCATCCAGCTCCTTCGTCAAACTGGCAacccctgtaaaaaaaaaagaaaaaaaaaaaagggaatattCAAATGGAGTAAGAAGGATGATGAGAATCAGGTTTTAAATATCCTGAATAAAAGCACATGCAATGTCAATTCAGACcaatgtataaaaacaacagATGGGCTAAAGAAAAATGCAAGGCCACTCTATAACATTAGGTTGCACTTATagaaaagcagatttttttttttttgtttatcaaaTAACAGATGCAGAAAGAAAAGCCCCAGGTTTCTATTCTTTCACAGCTATTCTCCATCACTTGGCAAAATCCTTTGGGCACatgaccaaaaacaaatattatttgttGGCAAGTTTTCTTCGCAGTACAATGAAGAGAGATTGTTACATCCTCGCTCACGCtctctctataaaaaaaaatagcaccaAATTTTCACACTGTATATTggttgtgaacaggccttaagacCGCCTTTGAATGGTTTGCCTCACCATTGACCTCATCCGCTCCATTTTGCTGGATCTCGGATTTCTCTGCATCACCGTTCACTCCATCCTCTGGTTTCTTTGTACGCTGACGAGCTTTGGCTGCTTCTTTCTTCTTCGCTGCCTTCTTTTTTGCTAAATCAGATGGCATTTTAACTGTGAATACCAGGAAAAAACGCCTCCGAAACCTGCGggagagagacaaacaaaacgATCAGATGCTCTAAGAgattattggggggggggggggggggggggggggggggggtatcacaAAGTGCACACTGTTCCCAAATGTACTTCCTGTTAAAATCAACATTAGATTCGCCTAAAAATACTTCTACTTTGTTCCCAGGGTTGTTTTATGTCTCGTGTTAGCATCCACCGAAAGACGGTGGTTTGGCTTTGGTCACGTGGAGGCGGCCAGTACTTTTCCCTGACGCAGTGTAGGCAAATAACTGCAAGGATGAAGTAATACCGGAACAAAAATACTTATCGGTACATTACAGCTAGGATATCgcgatgagttaaaaaaaaaaacagatagagaAATAGCGAAGCCGCTACTCTTATAAAACGTGTCTGCTAACTCCAAGGCCCGACCAATTAACAACTTCACCAACCATGCTAACTCTAGCAGTAAAACACCGTGTTTCCTGGATCTTGCTCCCTGGACATAGAACAACTGCAGTTTATACCCAAATTGTGATAAAATAAGTAACTTTAGTAAAATAAAGTCCCCATCAAACGAAAAAACATGTTTAACTGGTTGAGGAGGGCACGCGAGTAACGTTATCTGTTCCCACGAGCTAGCCGGCGAGCTAACGGCCTGTACAACTATATAGTTAATCCAAAAGATGTCCGGAGAACTAAATTACATGAGCAGAAGAGGTATGAGATTTTATGGACATTGATTATTAGAAATTGGGCGTTAGCACGTGTAAATAACCAACTTGAATGGAATTAGGCCGTTGTCTTACCTAGCTCTCTTCTTGATGAAGCGCTAGCAGCGGAGAAGCGGTCTCATGGCTCGCGCTAGAAGCGGTAAGGCGCGTGTCACCAATACCGGCATGGCAGCCAATCAGAGGCCGAGAACTTAGAACTCTCCACCCACTTCTTTGCATATGGAAGAATACCTGGGCGTGTTTTGTTTCACGGCAAGTCACACACAATGACCTAAAATGAGTAATATTATCAAGTAGCAATGTGATTCATACAGAAATTCTAATAACAATGTTATGCTATGCTAATAATTTATAGTGCCTTTTTTCCTAGAGAAGGACTTCAAAAGTACAATTCTATCACATTTTACTCATTATTTTTTCGTGTGGAGAGAATTACACCTTTTCAATGTATAAAGCGAATgagtttaatttattaattaataattccagACTTGTTTGGTGAACTGTATGAACGACGATATTGATcatgaatttgtatttattttattaatcttgtTAAAAATGTCCATAACAGACGCACtgtacttatttaaataaaatccatAACACAGTAAGAATGTcttgtaaaaaatgtaaagggTCAACATTCATGAGACAGTTCTCATCTGTTACACTTGTGCATCAAGCACATCTCAGGTCACAGGTATACAAATGCCATCAACATGTGTGATGGAATATTCAGtaaaattaagtaatttattGGCATTCACAAAGATGATATAATCGTACTTAACCTTTGGTTAACGCTTCCTGTGCATATCAATGATTTAATAAGGCAACAAAGattcaaaacatttcagaatcatgctaaaaatgaaactcataaaaataaaaacacgaaAATATTCACATGCAACATGCATTATTGTATTTATCAACTCACAATATATTTAgaacatattttgttttactggCATTTAAAGCCTCTAAAGTTGAAGATGCTTTCAAACATCATTTATAAACACTGCTTATGAGAAATCATTTTGTAGTTTTTAACAATAGACAAAAAATAGTGTTAACACAAGTGTTCacaaatcagaaagatttaccttatTGTAGCAAGAATTttctttaacatattaaaattaagacaataaatgtgacttattgcAAATAAAGTTGGCTGATTTTCATCCAGTGGATTTCTTCATGATATTTTTAGCACAGTGCAGATTTAAAGAAAGACAAACAAAGGAGAACGCTGAAAGCAGAATGTGTTGAAAGAAAATGTACAGAAAATTGGACAGATTCCAAATCTATACTTACATACTAACATTTAGCAtgtcattaatgtttaaaaaaattcccAGGCATTATAAAATTGTTTTCATGTTCTACCTTTCCAAGTGAGAAGACACACAGTGTATCAGCATACGTgcataaaaagaaaactgaagtaAAAACAATTAAGATAGCTGCTGTATTTGTGTTATCAGTGTGAAAGTGGCATTTCCAAGCCACTTTTTAAAATTCATTGTACTGTGAGGTTATACATTCAACtgtacagtaaaaatacattaaataagagtACAATAACACTTTCACTGACCCTCATTGGTTAAAAAATCAGTCCAAATCTCATTCTGAGAAGGGGTCTAATCCTTTCATGTCCATGGAAAACTGCCCAGTGTGGATATCACCAGAATAAAAGTGACCAAGCCACAGGTAGAGCAAATTAGTTGTCAACTTATTCTTGAAACTGAGATATTTTTGAAACTGGGCTATTTTAGGTGTTTCGCACTGCCAAAGCTTGTTCAAGCTCCTGTCTTCGTTGCTGAATCTACATAAAAGCAAAGAagcatacatttgtaaaaaaacagAACATCTGTAATGACAACTTTTGATTCGAACATGAAAATTATTGCCCCTTTCaaacagtttaatgcatccttgctgaataaaagtatgcattTCAAATAATTCATACTGGCCCCAAACGTTTGTGGCTAACACGATTAATTTGCTTGTACCCCTCACCTTGCAATAGAAATAGCGGCTAACAGCTTCCTGAGACCAGGGCTGGTTATAAAACTCTGCTCTTCTCTCTTCCTCTGGATTTCCTACTGTGTCTGTCATCAGCTGTAAGCAGAAAATCCAGACCAGTTCAAAACAGCAGAAAGACAGTTTTTCAATTAGCAGTTACATCCTTTCAACCACTAGGTAGAGAcacagtttaaatttttttttgtgtgtgtttaaagctTATTTTGACATACATTAAGAGTGCAAAATGATTGaatatttgatataataatactgtatatgaCTATGATTTTGAGTGGTACACATAATTCACATTCACCTTAAGGTCCCGGTTCTGGGAGCAGATCCAGTCCTGGATGTAGCCCTTGGGGTCCCTTGAGAAGCTAAGCATAAAATCTCTTTGGATCTTCAGTTGGTTGATGGACTCGATAGTTTCATGGATCtaaagaataaatgaaaatgtacaacCAGAACTTAATATTTATGCATTGAATTTATGTTAAGTTAAATAAAACAGCATCTAGACATTCAATAATTCTTGTCGAGGATGGCTCTTTTCTGACCTTGTTGTCCAGCGATGCAATTTCTTGCTGATTGGCTGTGGACAGCAGGAATCCATTCATCTGACTCTTAAGAGGATCATCAACTTCAACATCTATGTCATAGCATGCTGTCTTCTTCTGGTCATTTGGATCCACGCTGATAaaattcaaattgaaaaaggCATTTAAAACAACAGATTATCTGAAAGTATAAATTCTCTCCTTAGTTACACACCCTCATACCATTGTAAAACTATATGCAGttgtattttcagtgtaaaacACAATAATACATGATAACCTATAATGCTTTTGGAGCATCAAGCTAGGAATCAATTCAAATAATCTTTAAACAATACTATTTATGTGTACAGTATCACATACAAAAGTTatattatacaggtttggaattatatgggggtgagtaaatcacaaaattgacatttttgggtgaattatccctttaaattgtaaacaaaaacagGCCCTTAAAGGTGCATTCGTGTCAAAGGACTTAAAACTGCTatagattaaattattttaagtctGAGGATCCAATAAATGGAGAAACCTTCTGAACTGATGACCACTCACCTGATAACATGATTGATCACAATAGGATCAGGCGGCAGCAGAAGGTTAGTTAGTCGCTGGGGGATCTCACAAAACTTCAGACGAGGACAGTCAAAGATCTGAGAGGAAAAAAATGAGTTGGCTATCAGGCAAAATGTTGACACCAAAATGAAGAAAGCATTTTATATGACAGAAGTATGGCAGAACCTGCTGGAAATATTTATCACAGTTGATGTACTCCTTCTCATGAGGATCCTGCAGCTTGTTGGTCTTGACGTACTGCCATAAAGCCTGGATGATGCAGGAGCGGGTCTGAGTGTGGATGCCAAGGAGACGTGCAAGGCGAGGATCCAACTTAAACTGAGGAGGctgaaacaaataaacacatgaaATAAACACATTCCAAAAGAACTGTACCTTTATCAAATATTCACATATTTTGTACATTACACTACTTCAATTTACATTCAGTGTACTTGAATAGTTGACATACCATGTCAACAGCAAGGGTTTTAGTTAAAACTTTACACTAGCATTTTAAAATCTGGCATCATTAAGACCTTATTACTTACTTATATTCAAAAAGAATGAATTAAAttaacagtaaatacatttagaatttcAGAAAAGAAATGCATTCCTTTTGAATTTTCAataatattatagaaaatatagaatatagaaaaagtaactttgataataatacaaaatgtttcttgagcaccaaatcagaatgatttccgaagacttgagtaatggatgccgaaaattcagcttcaccattacaggaataaattacagttgaaaacatataaaatagagaGCACACTGTACACACTTTTGAACGGCAGAGTAACAGAATAAAGTGTACATCTTAGCACCTGTAAATGGTCACCATTTCTTCCACAGTATTTATCACTATTTTTAAGCCTTTGCTAATTTATTTAAGTGCTTCTCTGGTGTGattaattcatttttacaaatatgacttcaatttaatcacacaaaatcaaacttttttattttactatttctaGATCATGTAGTCATATAGCATGTCGTTTATCTGGATACTGCTAAATCTACTTGGAATTTCATGTCAACTACACAACTGCAAATGTGTTtcactgtttttaaacaatggaaattaaaatgtagaaaaagaGACAAAGGTTTAGTGTTCTGACAAATCAAGCCTCTTCCCACCAGGTTGTAGTTAGAAAAGTGAAAACTACTGTAATTAAGAGTCATTTAGTAAAGAGCTATAGCTACTTTGGTGAACAGAGAAGGGCAATCAAACTTTTAGAGATGAATGACTTGACTATAGCTTTTAATTATACTGCTTTCCAAGACAGTTAATCTAAAGCTATCATTATGTAGATGAATTTCTAATTGGCCATTTCAAATTCTCAACACATTTACCTGGTGGTATACACTTTGTACAATAattaatgcaatacattttatttagctcCTAacttaattgttaaaaaaaaaaaatctcttaaagtAAAACTTTATTTCTAGGTCTAGATTGGATTTTGAATCTCAGATTTTCAGTGCCCATAGTATCAGACTTTAAGAGCCCATAGTCAATTTTTTACATAGTTATCAATATCATATAAAGAGTTTAATGTCAAGCCCATAAACCTACAGCATAGAAACTGTCCACTGGTAATCCATCAGACGTAATCTTTAATTATAATCCAGCATTCCTGCACGCACCTGGTAATCCAGCATGAGTAAGAGGGTACAGCGCACATTCACATCGCCAGGTCTCTTCACCTGGAAGCCGTCGGTCTCCTGGGTCGTCGGAGTGCGGTGCCACTGTTAGGATCAAACACAAACTCAGCCTAAACACCAGGCAGATAATACAAAACTGCAGCTATTTCAAACCAGATTTTGATGTATTCTGAAGAAAATCTGAGGAGTGTTTGTCTGTGTCGAGAGTTGTTTGTCAGGGCAGGCAGTTGCTAAGATGTTTAGTAGTGGTTGTTAGAGTGTTGCTATGGTGTTAAGAGTGTTTTTTAGCAGGTTGCTATGCATTTACTAGTTGGTTGCTAAGACTATTCTGGCTTGTTTTCAGGTAGTCACTTTccaagtctctatgatattctGGTTCCTAGATAATGTTGGGTCCTTTATTTAATGTAAAGGTCTACTTTAATGTAAagacaactataatgataactatattagTGCCCACACCGATGCAAAATAACAATTTCATTCTAAGCAAGCACTGCAGCTTTGCTGTATGCttatttaaatgctcaagctctttgAAGCAGGATAAATTCTGATTTATGGTTTATcggctgaaaaaaaatattacaatgataTTGTTCCTCAGTGCCATTAACACTACAGTTGCGCTATTCATTTAAATTTAGAACAGTTTTTAAAACCACATCTTTAGCATTatagttttcatctttgttgttATTCTCTAACAGGGGAtatcgtggcctagtggttagagagtttgactcctaaccctagggttgtggattCGAGTCTCGGGTCGACAATACCACgatttgagcaaggcaccgaacccccaactgctccccaggcgccacagcataaatggctgcccactgctctgagtgtgtgttcacagtgtgtgtgtgtgtgtgtgtgctttggatgggttaaatgcagagtacagATACTGGGTATGggtcatgtcactttttttttcactctaaaTATGAGTGACAATATTACACTAGTGAAATAACTTGCCCGTAAATTCTCTTTTAGCTATTGTAGGAGGCAgtcaaatcttaaaaaaaaagaaaacaagtctaTATTAACTATGGACTGCTTATGTGCCGTTTATGCATGGGAGATGCGTTCAAATGTGAATGAATAAAATGATTAGGCTCTTTATGCGAACTCACTTGGATTTTCTCTAAACCATCACACTATTTTAAAGAGACAACATAATGCCAATGACTCACAGCTCAACTCAATTAGCTTGGCTTGACATTGGAGGGTTTTTTCAATGCCATCTTTCTCGGCAGGTAAATTACTCTTTTTATCACACGCCTCAATCTGGTGTGTGTTGTGAAGAAAACCTACAGACCCCAAGGACAATTTAAAGAGCTGCTGAATGAATAAACCAAATGCGGCGCGTTCAGCTAGTTCCAAGGGTCACTCCTTGAGAGCTGCAGCCCACTTGTGTCTATCTGCATTCCCAATATTTCATGTCCCTAACAAAGTGCATAAATATTAAGCGTGCGCGGCAGCTGGGAAGGCTCCCTTGTGTAAAGTAAATGCCTTAGTGTGTGAATAGCACCTGTGCACAATGGCTCCTCCACTAAAAGAGTAAAATGCATTCTCTGAATACAAAGACTCTCAGTTCAGGGTGCTGTGAAAGGTTTTATAAGTGTTTGTCTTGAGAAATCCGTTTCTTTTCTCCCATTAATGCTGCCCAAAGCTCTGTGCTGGCTGCACTGTCATCACTCCACAGTGTCATGGGCAACTTCCTTATGTAACATGTTACTATGGAGACCACAAAGATGTCTAACTTGAAGTATGGTTAACTGAACTTTTCATTATGACATTGACTTTTCTATAAAGTTCCACACAGTAGAGGCCAAAGTGATTCTTGAGGACATGTAGTTTAATGCAATATAACTTCACCCTGTATGACTGTCCTC of Carassius gibelio isolate Cgi1373 ecotype wild population from Czech Republic chromosome A2, carGib1.2-hapl.c, whole genome shotgun sequence contains these proteins:
- the LOC128030506 gene encoding ATP-binding cassette sub-family F member 2, with product MPSDLAKKKAAKKKEAAKARQRTKKPEDGVNGDAEKSEIQQNGADEVNGVASLTKELDEFELKKTEARAVTGVLASHPNSTDVHISSLSLTFHGQELLSDTSLELNSGRRYGLIGLNGTGKSMLLSAIGHREVPIPEHIDIYHLTREMAPSEKTALECVMEVDEERIRLEREAERLAHEDSECEKLMELYERLEELDADKAEMRASRILNGLGFTNAMQRKKLKDFSGGWRMRVALARALFLKPFMLLLDEPTNHLDLDACVWLEEELSQFKRILVLISHSQDFLNGVCTNIIHLHQRKLKYYTGNYDQYVKTREELEENQMKRFNWEQDQIAHMKNYIARFGHGSAKLARQAQSKEKTLQKMVASGLTERVVNDKTLSFYFSPCGKIPPPVIMVQNVSFRYSENMPHIYKNLEFGIDLDTRVALVGPNGAGKSTLLKLLAGELLPTDGMIRKNSHVKIGRYHQHLTEQLELDLSPLEYMMKCYPEIKEKEEMRKIIGRYGLTGKQQVSPIRNLSDGQKCRVCFAWLAWQNPHLLFLDEPTNHLDIETIDALAEAINDFEGGMMLVSHDFRLIQQVAQEIWVCEKQTITKWSRDILAYKEHLKSKIDKQMHDL
- the LOC128030520 gene encoding SWI/SNF-related matrix-associated actin-dependent regulator of chromatin subfamily D member 3 isoform X6, translated to MERKRPGMTSGPRMPHQGAPMGPPGPPYGGTPPIRAGMPNSALDPNRKRPAPTPPVQPPPVPNRPRNAKRRKMADKILPQRIRELVPESQAYMDLLAFERKLDQTIMRKRVDIQEALKRPMKQKRKLRLYISNTFNPAKLDAEDSEGSIASWELRVEGKLLDDPGKQKRKFSSFFKSLVIELDKDLYGPDNHLVEWHRTPTTQETDGFQVKRPGDVNVRCTLLLMLDYQPPQFKLDPRLARLLGIHTQTRSCIIQALWQYVKTNKLQDPHEKEYINCDKYFQQIFDCPRLKFCEIPQRLTNLLLPPDPIVINHVISVDPNDQKKTACYDIDVEVDDPLKSQMNGFLLSTANQQEIASLDNKIHETIESINQLKIQRDFMLSFSRDPKGYIQDWICSQNRDLKLMTDTVGNPEEERRAEFYNQPWSQEAVSRYFYCKIQQRRQELEQALAVRNT
- the LOC128030520 gene encoding SWI/SNF-related matrix-associated actin-dependent regulator of chromatin subfamily D member 3 isoform X3, which translates into the protein MERKRPGMTSGPRMPHQGAPMGPPGPPYGGTPPIRAGMPNSALDPNRKRPAPTPPVQPPPVPNRPRKKPLGFPATNEISARQMDMRDAQSDPSIGCFNAKRRKMADKILPQRANQKELIRYDKIRELVPESQAYMDLLAFERKLDQTIMRKRVDIQEALKRPMKQKRKLRLYISNTFNPAKLDAEDSEGSIASWELRVEGKLLDDPGKQKRKFSSFFKSLVIELDKDLYGPDNHLVEWHRTPTTQETDGFQVKRPGDVNVRCTLLLMLDYQPPQFKLDPRLARLLGIHTQTRSCIIQALWQYVKTNKLQDPHEKEYINCDKYFQQIFDCPRLKFCEIPQRLTNLLLPPDPIVINHVISVDPNDQKKTACYDIDVEVDDPLKSQMNGFLLSTANQQEIASLDNKIHETIESINQLKIQRDFMLSFSRDPKGYIQDWICSQNRDLKLMTDTVGNPEEERRAEFYNQPWSQEAVSRYFYCKIQQRRQELEQALAVRNT
- the LOC128030520 gene encoding SWI/SNF-related matrix-associated actin-dependent regulator of chromatin subfamily D member 3 isoform X1, whose protein sequence is MDMEDSAGGARKATKSKLFEFLVHGVRPGMTSGPRMPHQGAPMGPPGPPYGGTPPIRAGMPNSALDPNRKRPAPTPPVQPPPVPNRPRKKPLGFPATNEISARQMDMRDAQSDPSIGCFNAKRRKMADKILPQRANQKELIRYDKIRELVPESQAYMDLLAFERKLDQTIMRKRVDIQEALKRPMKQKRKLRLYISNTFNPAKLDAEDSEGSIASWELRVEGKLLDDPGKQKRKFSSFFKSLVIELDKDLYGPDNHLVEWHRTPTTQETDGFQVKRPGDVNVRCTLLLMLDYQPPQFKLDPRLARLLGIHTQTRSCIIQALWQYVKTNKLQDPHEKEYINCDKYFQQIFDCPRLKFCEIPQRLTNLLLPPDPIVINHVISVDPNDQKKTACYDIDVEVDDPLKSQMNGFLLSTANQQEIASLDNKIHETIESINQLKIQRDFMLSFSRDPKGYIQDWICSQNRDLKLMTDTVGNPEEERRAEFYNQPWSQEAVSRYFYCKIQQRRQELEQALAVRNT
- the LOC128030520 gene encoding SWI/SNF-related matrix-associated actin-dependent regulator of chromatin subfamily D member 3 isoform X4; protein product: MDMEDSAGGARKATKSKLFEFLVHGVRPGMTSGPRMPHQGAPMGPPGPPYGGTPPIRAGMPNSALDPNRKRPAPTPPVQPPPVPNRPRNAKRRKMADKILPQRANQKELIRYDKIRELVPESQAYMDLLAFERKLDQTIMRKRVDIQEALKRPMKQKRKLRLYISNTFNPAKLDAEDSEGSIASWELRVEGKLLDDPGKQKRKFSSFFKSLVIELDKDLYGPDNHLVEWHRTPTTQETDGFQVKRPGDVNVRCTLLLMLDYQPPQFKLDPRLARLLGIHTQTRSCIIQALWQYVKTNKLQDPHEKEYINCDKYFQQIFDCPRLKFCEIPQRLTNLLLPPDPIVINHVISVDPNDQKKTACYDIDVEVDDPLKSQMNGFLLSTANQQEIASLDNKIHETIESINQLKIQRDFMLSFSRDPKGYIQDWICSQNRDLKLMTDTVGNPEEERRAEFYNQPWSQEAVSRYFYCKIQQRRQELEQALAVRNT
- the LOC128030520 gene encoding SWI/SNF-related matrix-associated actin-dependent regulator of chromatin subfamily D member 3 isoform X2; the protein is MDMEDSAGGARKATKSKLFEFLVHGVRPGMTSGPRMPHQGAPMGPPGPPYGGTPPIRAGMPNSALDPNRKRPAPTPPVQPPPVPNRPRKKPLGFPATNEISARQMDMRDAQSDPSIGCFNAKRRKMADKILPQRIRELVPESQAYMDLLAFERKLDQTIMRKRVDIQEALKRPMKQKRKLRLYISNTFNPAKLDAEDSEGSIASWELRVEGKLLDDPGKQKRKFSSFFKSLVIELDKDLYGPDNHLVEWHRTPTTQETDGFQVKRPGDVNVRCTLLLMLDYQPPQFKLDPRLARLLGIHTQTRSCIIQALWQYVKTNKLQDPHEKEYINCDKYFQQIFDCPRLKFCEIPQRLTNLLLPPDPIVINHVISVDPNDQKKTACYDIDVEVDDPLKSQMNGFLLSTANQQEIASLDNKIHETIESINQLKIQRDFMLSFSRDPKGYIQDWICSQNRDLKLMTDTVGNPEEERRAEFYNQPWSQEAVSRYFYCKIQQRRQELEQALAVRNT
- the LOC128030520 gene encoding SWI/SNF-related matrix-associated actin-dependent regulator of chromatin subfamily D member 3 isoform X5 gives rise to the protein MDMEDSAGGARKATKSKLFEFLVHGVRPGMTSGPRMPHQGAPMGPPGPPYGGTPPIRAGMPNSALDPNRKRPAPTPPVQPPPVPNRPRNAKRRKMADKILPQRIRELVPESQAYMDLLAFERKLDQTIMRKRVDIQEALKRPMKQKRKLRLYISNTFNPAKLDAEDSEGSIASWELRVEGKLLDDPGKQKRKFSSFFKSLVIELDKDLYGPDNHLVEWHRTPTTQETDGFQVKRPGDVNVRCTLLLMLDYQPPQFKLDPRLARLLGIHTQTRSCIIQALWQYVKTNKLQDPHEKEYINCDKYFQQIFDCPRLKFCEIPQRLTNLLLPPDPIVINHVISVDPNDQKKTACYDIDVEVDDPLKSQMNGFLLSTANQQEIASLDNKIHETIESINQLKIQRDFMLSFSRDPKGYIQDWICSQNRDLKLMTDTVGNPEEERRAEFYNQPWSQEAVSRYFYCKIQQRRQELEQALAVRNT